The following proteins are encoded in a genomic region of Limnochordia bacterium:
- a CDS encoding FG-GAP-like repeat-containing protein has protein sequence MKRIVIGFCLIVGLLPVVFKAEAAEFVMPYGVQLWLRADRGIETEDGKVTVWEDQSPAQNHAVSESGGRPRSVPNAINGMPVVRFDGATTYLRVSHREELNTNSGLTVFVVYSHQSGFRLMQKKDNASGSQDDAWFVMPLGGLSVSGKLENGALFERGQMYHLQTDVYDVNRGQIGIYSNGMLVAEVADIMHQMSNSDDVYIGKRHRPGSTEGHLDGDIAEIIIFNRTLSQGEREKVERYLQEKYGFSKGAADEVKRPGPFPVVGHRDYPGTLPLLVGTEDGVGPLSLPVLDTYPLGSAYVFDSLQPDLFIRGSGGPYGGLYLFPWKRVDYGVPVFGVPILVQAPFKSNAAILQTDDRIIYGFYLDGQQLVRTAFDRQTFSFTEQARMTLKGLPTTPQNLAVKINTDGTVDVILEMPDGASLNPGGADRWESGFQPYDGAGIWRGDIPYRYLYVVTLASLFDKPIGDARLASSTQREIPLGIPNMAFVNLGEGSEQDLIVGTRFGNLVYYRNTVQDGVELTPQRYAVGADGNALRHPTIRPAVSAYPNGATGVSDLIVGGQGLIYYYRFTGDFTPNGRPIYDQPTPLLQEEAELYGGTLPVLNTVDWNGDGVSDLIVGNSEGRVLFFENVGSNDEPAFLPGVPVPAGGQEIHIQGGYRGSIQGIGESRWGYSCPAVFDWNSDGLPDIVMGDITGAYTVFINRGAPTNPILDVQRPIYCDGLELHGHWRVQPAIARLGERIGMVIIDGDGYLRLYWQIDDYNVQDGGRLLLDDGSPISTCYRYSGATGRAKLSFADWDGDGVLDLIIGTSRQNAIPNRETGFPQPAFGPSAVANVLYMKNVGTNERPVFRHPVPFEYKGEVLNPGGAHACGPTGTTLGGGGLNLLVGNERGRIMLYRRLDLSLFEAPIMRIKSPTETSVVSRTLVPDIIVESPVSDLRQITVKLGGQQVYSGTDLPADLSIDTLQFADGYHVLMVTAENEAGLTTEQTVRFQVSNWWRIIDDFRPPESSAWFGTVSCSQTSDESAGWTYAYTPDILFGDPNRKVRQDNSTEYLVWETTDLWEYHLELYSLVEEVEQVLGLAVSGDGATWLELDYAPIVTEQQDDWFHLEVKGVVTEETPVRFFRVVLYQSDIGADCVQLGLVRLRGTK, from the coding sequence ATGAAAAGGATAGTTATCGGGTTTTGCCTAATAGTGGGATTACTACCCGTAGTTTTTAAAGCGGAGGCCGCTGAGTTTGTCATGCCTTATGGTGTGCAGCTTTGGTTAAGGGCAGACCGTGGGATTGAGACGGAAGATGGCAAAGTGACAGTCTGGGAAGATCAGTCGCCAGCCCAAAACCATGCAGTATCAGAGTCGGGTGGTAGGCCGCGCTCGGTACCCAATGCGATCAACGGAATGCCAGTGGTCCGTTTTGATGGAGCGACAACGTACTTGCGGGTGTCTCACAGAGAGGAATTGAACACTAATAGTGGGCTGACGGTATTTGTTGTCTATAGTCATCAAAGTGGGTTTCGTTTAATGCAGAAAAAGGATAATGCCAGTGGGTCACAGGATGATGCTTGGTTTGTCATGCCCTTAGGTGGTCTGTCGGTCTCCGGTAAATTGGAGAATGGGGCACTGTTCGAGCGTGGGCAGATGTATCACCTGCAGACCGATGTCTACGATGTCAATAGGGGGCAGATCGGCATCTATTCGAATGGTATGTTGGTTGCTGAGGTTGCGGATATCATGCATCAGATGTCTAATTCGGATGATGTCTACATTGGAAAAAGACATCGACCCGGGAGTACAGAGGGGCATCTTGACGGAGATATAGCGGAAATCATCATATTTAATCGGACATTATCTCAAGGAGAGCGGGAAAAAGTGGAACGTTATCTTCAGGAGAAGTATGGTTTTTCTAAAGGTGCCGCCGATGAAGTAAAACGCCCAGGTCCATTTCCGGTCGTTGGGCATCGGGATTATCCGGGTACACTTCCGTTATTAGTTGGGACCGAAGATGGAGTTGGTCCTTTAAGCCTTCCGGTGCTTGACACCTATCCGTTAGGCTCGGCTTATGTATTTGACTCATTGCAGCCCGATCTATTCATTCGCGGTAGTGGTGGACCCTATGGTGGCTTGTATTTGTTCCCATGGAAACGAGTGGATTACGGTGTACCGGTGTTTGGTGTACCCATACTTGTGCAGGCACCATTCAAGAGCAATGCCGCTATTCTACAAACCGATGATCGCATCATCTATGGTTTCTATTTAGATGGACAGCAATTGGTTCGTACGGCGTTCGACCGGCAGACTTTTAGCTTCACGGAACAAGCCAGAATGACGTTGAAAGGTTTACCGACCACTCCACAGAATCTTGCTGTGAAGATTAACACCGACGGTACAGTAGATGTGATTTTGGAAATGCCGGATGGCGCCAGCTTGAATCCCGGAGGAGCTGACCGTTGGGAATCTGGTTTTCAGCCCTACGATGGTGCGGGGATCTGGAGAGGGGATATTCCATACCGGTATTTGTACGTGGTCACTCTGGCTAGCTTATTTGATAAACCGATTGGTGATGCACGCCTTGCCTCGAGTACACAGAGGGAGATTCCTTTGGGTATACCTAACATGGCCTTTGTGAATCTAGGAGAGGGATCAGAACAAGACTTAATTGTTGGCACACGGTTTGGTAATCTAGTCTACTATCGCAACACTGTTCAGGATGGGGTTGAGTTAACACCTCAACGATATGCGGTGGGAGCCGACGGGAATGCCTTGCGCCATCCGACTATTCGACCCGCTGTTAGTGCATATCCTAATGGTGCAACCGGTGTATCAGATTTAATCGTCGGTGGTCAGGGTCTAATTTACTATTACCGATTTACAGGTGACTTCACCCCGAATGGCCGTCCGATTTATGATCAGCCTACCCCGCTGCTTCAAGAGGAGGCTGAGTTGTATGGAGGGACATTACCGGTCCTTAATACGGTGGATTGGAATGGCGATGGCGTATCGGATCTTATTGTTGGCAACTCAGAGGGCCGGGTGCTATTCTTTGAGAATGTCGGTAGTAATGACGAACCTGCTTTTCTTCCCGGGGTTCCGGTGCCGGCTGGAGGGCAAGAGATCCATATCCAAGGTGGATATCGCGGTAGCATTCAAGGAATTGGCGAGTCCAGGTGGGGATATAGTTGCCCTGCAGTTTTTGATTGGAATAGTGATGGATTACCCGATATAGTTATGGGCGATATCACGGGGGCTTATACTGTTTTCATTAATCGGGGTGCGCCGACAAATCCTATCCTCGATGTGCAGCGACCGATCTACTGTGATGGTCTTGAACTACACGGCCATTGGCGGGTCCAGCCTGCTATTGCTCGGCTTGGCGAGCGAATTGGTATGGTGATCATTGATGGTGATGGATATCTTCGACTATACTGGCAAATTGATGATTACAACGTACAAGATGGTGGTAGACTTTTGCTAGATGACGGCAGTCCGATTTCCACATGCTATAGATATTCCGGGGCAACAGGCAGGGCCAAACTTAGTTTCGCAGACTGGGATGGCGACGGAGTGTTGGATTTGATTATTGGTACTTCCCGTCAGAATGCGATACCCAATAGAGAAACAGGGTTTCCTCAACCAGCCTTTGGTCCATCCGCGGTGGCTAATGTGTTGTATATGAAAAACGTCGGTACCAACGAGAGACCTGTTTTCCGACACCCAGTTCCATTTGAGTATAAAGGAGAGGTTCTGAATCCCGGTGGAGCCCATGCCTGCGGGCCCACTGGGACTACTCTGGGTGGCGGAGGACTTAATCTGTTGGTGGGTAATGAAAGGGGCCGCATAATGCTTTACCGGCGTTTAGATCTGAGTCTCTTTGAGGCTCCGATCATGCGGATTAAGTCACCCACAGAGACTTCGGTGGTCAGCAGAACACTAGTGCCGGATATTATTGTGGAGTCTCCGGTCAGTGATTTGCGCCAGATTACAGTTAAACTAGGTGGTCAACAGGTCTATTCAGGAACCGATCTTCCGGCGGATCTGTCAATTGATACCCTACAGTTTGCCGACGGTTATCACGTCCTCATGGTTACAGCAGAAAATGAAGCCGGGTTGACTACTGAGCAGACAGTGCGATTTCAGGTGAGTAATTGGTGGCGGATCATCGATGATTTCCGACCGCCTGAGTCCTCGGCATGGTTTGGTACAGTCAGCTGTTCACAAACTAGTGACGAATCTGCTGGTTGGACGTATGCATATACGCCTGATATTCTATTTGGCGATCCCAATCGAAAGGTGCGACAAGACAATAGCACTGAGTACTTGGTTTGGGAAACCACCGATTTATGGGAGTATCATCTAGAATTGTATTCCTTAGTCGAAGAAGTGGAGCAGGTGCTAGGCCTAGCTGTTTCAGGAGATGGTGCAACATGGCTGGAACTTGATTATGCTCCCATAGTCACCGAGCAACAGGATGATTGGTTTCACCTAGAGGTAAAAGGAGTGGTAACTGAAGAAACGCCGGTACGATTCTTTCGGGTCGTCTTATACCAAAGCGACATCGGTGCGGACTGTGTTCAGCTGGGTCTAGTTAGGCTGAGGGGGACCAAGTAA